From the Arthrobacter sp. PM3 genome, one window contains:
- a CDS encoding DUF3097 domain-containing protein, with protein MSYQNWGPQDLSAPAKTQLPEVPVERGMVLEEVQSGWVGAVTRVEKSGGMHVVALEDRRGKSRSFRLGFGFLLEGQPIRLMPPAPKQAAPGAGAGRTASGSVRVAGQRAQVAKASRIWVEGKHDAELVEKVWGDDLRVEGIVVEPLHGIDDLAAAVAEFRPGPGRRLGVLVDHLVPDSKESRIAEAVMASPGAAGNVLIVGHPYVDVWQAIRPAVLGIERWPVVPRGVDWKTGILTAFGWPHETKEDIGLGWQKLLGAVRSYADLEPSLLGRVEEVIDFLTVP; from the coding sequence ATGTCGTACCAGAACTGGGGTCCCCAGGACCTGTCAGCCCCCGCCAAAACGCAGTTGCCGGAAGTCCCGGTGGAACGCGGCATGGTGCTCGAGGAGGTCCAGTCCGGGTGGGTTGGTGCCGTGACCCGGGTGGAAAAGTCCGGCGGCATGCATGTGGTGGCGCTCGAGGACAGGCGGGGCAAGTCCAGGTCCTTCCGCCTCGGTTTCGGCTTCCTGCTGGAGGGACAGCCGATCCGGCTAATGCCGCCGGCCCCGAAGCAGGCGGCCCCGGGCGCCGGTGCCGGCCGCACCGCCTCGGGCTCGGTTCGGGTGGCGGGACAGCGCGCGCAGGTGGCCAAAGCCAGCCGGATCTGGGTGGAAGGCAAGCACGACGCTGAACTTGTGGAAAAGGTCTGGGGCGATGACCTCCGGGTGGAGGGCATCGTCGTCGAGCCCCTGCACGGCATTGACGACCTTGCGGCGGCCGTGGCGGAGTTCCGGCCGGGCCCGGGCCGCCGGCTCGGTGTGCTCGTCGACCATCTGGTGCCCGACTCCAAGGAATCCCGGATCGCCGAGGCGGTCATGGCCTCGCCGGGTGCCGCCGGCAACGTGCTGATCGTGGGACACCCGTATGTGGACGTGTGGCAGGCCATCCGGCCCGCCGTGCTGGGGATCGAACGCTGGCCCGTGGTCCCCCGCGGCGTCGACTGGAAGACCGGGATCCTGACGGCCTTCGGGTGGCCCCATGAAACGAAGGAGGACATCGGTCTCGGCTGGCAGAAGCTCCTCGGGGCAGTGCGCAGCTACGCCGATCTGGAACCCTCCCTGCTGGGCCGGGTCGAAGAGGTCATCGACTTCCTCACCGTGCCGTAG
- a CDS encoding DUF4870 domain-containing protein: protein MADNAREHTGNQAGHGQAPYHGVPANALPLTASEDRRWATLAHFGGILGCVPSLLIYLIFKDRGPFTAQESKEALNFTLPPTIAAVLANLLVFIPVVGNLFAVLATVIWIAVTCFSVAAGIHVNRGQPHRYEFNLRWIK from the coding sequence GTGGCAGATAACGCACGCGAACACACGGGCAACCAGGCCGGCCATGGCCAGGCCCCGTACCATGGCGTTCCGGCAAATGCGCTCCCATTGACGGCCAGTGAGGACCGGCGGTGGGCCACCCTGGCGCACTTCGGCGGCATCCTGGGCTGTGTGCCCTCGCTGCTGATCTACCTGATCTTCAAGGACCGCGGCCCGTTCACCGCGCAGGAATCCAAGGAAGCCCTCAATTTCACGCTGCCCCCCACGATCGCGGCGGTGCTCGCCAATCTGCTGGTCTTCATTCCGGTGGTCGGCAATCTCTTTGCCGTGCTGGCCACGGTGATCTGGATTGCCGTGACCTGCTTCTCGGTCGCGGCAGGCATCCACGTCAACCGCGGCCAGCCGCACCGTTACGAGTTCAACCTGCGCTGGATCAAGTAG
- the hemW gene encoding radical SAM family heme chaperone HemW translates to MPSVLPLGDPAPPDGLLPAQAAAGAEHRAFGLYVHIPFCAVRCGYCDFNTYTATELGGGASQDAYAGTAIAEVAFAGRVLKESGLPARPLSTVFFGGGTPTLLPAEDLAGILSAAIEAWGLEPGAEVTTEANPDSVTPESLQLLADAGFTRVSFGMQSAVPHVLKVLDRTHTPSRVPEVVRWARDAGLAVSLDLIYGTPGESMEDWRYSLETALSYEPDHISAYALIVEDGTKLAAQIRRGEVPEIDDDDHAAKYELADQLISAAGLAWYEVSNWSRTPQQACRHNLAYWRGDDWWGIGPGAHSHVGGVRWWNVKHPTAYANRLGAGASPAAGRETLDAATRSVERVMLEARLSTGLDIPSLGGLGDTGRHAVAGLIADGLVEPAAAFKGRLVLTLKGRLLADAVVRRILPD, encoded by the coding sequence GTGCCTAGCGTCCTTCCCCTCGGTGACCCGGCGCCGCCGGACGGGCTCCTGCCCGCCCAGGCGGCTGCCGGGGCCGAGCACCGTGCCTTCGGGCTGTACGTGCACATCCCGTTCTGCGCGGTCCGCTGCGGGTACTGCGATTTCAACACCTACACCGCCACCGAACTGGGCGGCGGCGCATCGCAGGACGCCTACGCGGGCACCGCGATCGCGGAAGTGGCCTTCGCCGGGCGCGTCCTGAAAGAGTCCGGGCTGCCGGCCCGCCCGCTCAGCACCGTTTTCTTCGGCGGCGGCACTCCCACCCTGCTCCCCGCGGAGGACCTCGCCGGCATCCTCAGCGCCGCGATCGAAGCCTGGGGCCTGGAGCCCGGCGCCGAGGTCACCACCGAGGCCAACCCGGACTCCGTCACGCCCGAGTCCCTGCAACTGCTGGCCGACGCGGGGTTCACCCGGGTCTCCTTCGGCATGCAGTCCGCCGTGCCCCACGTCCTGAAGGTCCTGGATCGCACGCACACGCCCTCCCGGGTGCCGGAAGTAGTCCGCTGGGCGCGTGATGCCGGGCTGGCCGTCAGCCTCGACCTGATCTACGGCACGCCCGGGGAATCGATGGAGGACTGGCGCTACTCACTGGAAACCGCGCTGTCCTACGAGCCTGACCACATCAGCGCCTACGCGCTGATCGTCGAGGATGGCACCAAGCTGGCCGCGCAGATCCGTCGCGGCGAAGTCCCGGAAATCGACGACGACGACCACGCCGCCAAGTACGAACTCGCCGACCAGCTGATCTCAGCGGCCGGGCTTGCGTGGTACGAGGTCAGCAACTGGTCGCGGACCCCGCAACAGGCGTGCCGGCACAACCTCGCCTACTGGCGCGGCGACGACTGGTGGGGGATCGGACCCGGCGCGCACTCACATGTCGGCGGAGTCCGCTGGTGGAACGTCAAGCACCCCACCGCGTACGCCAACCGCCTCGGCGCCGGGGCCTCGCCCGCCGCGGGCCGGGAAACCCTGGACGCCGCGACCCGCTCCGTGGAGCGTGTGATGCTCGAGGCCCGCCTCAGCACCGGCCTCGACATCCCCAGCCTCGGGGGCCTGGGCGATACCGGCCGGCACGCCGTCGCCGGGCTGATCGCCGACGGACTGGTGGAGCCCGCGGCCGCGTTCAAGGGAAGGCTGGTCCTCACGCTCAAGGGCCGGCTGCTGGCCGACGCCGTCGTCCGCCGGATCCTGCCGGACTAA
- the lepA gene encoding translation elongation factor 4: MSPMARTAPVPAATDPAIIRNFCIIAHIDHGKSTLADRMLQYTGVVQSRDMKAQYLDRMDIERERGITIKSQAVRMPWELDGVSYALNMIDTPGHVDFTYEVSRSLAACEGAVLLVDAAQGIEAQTLANLYLAMENNLTIIPVLNKIDLPAAQPEKYAAELASLIGGDPEDVLRVSGKTGAGVEALLDKIIRDLPAPVGDPDAPARAMIFDSVYDTYRGVVTYVRVVDGMLHPRERIQMMSTRASHELLEIGVSSPEPIPSKGLGVGEVGYLITGVKDVRQSKVGDTVTNLAKPASDSLPGYADAKPMVFSGLYPLDGTDYPVLRDALEKLMLNDAALVYEPETSAALGFGFRVGFLGLLHLEITRERLEREYNLDLISTAPNVEYEVTLEDKSVVHVTNPSEYPTGKVAEVREPMVSATILAPNEFVGAIMELCQSRRGVMGGMDYLSEDRVEIRYRLPLAEIVFDFFDILKSKTRGYGSLDWKADGDQVADLVKVDIMLQGEQVDAFSAITHRDKAYAYGVMMTGKLRELIPRQQFEVPIQAAIGSRIIARENIRAIRKDVLAKCYGGDITRKRKLLEKQKEGKKRMKMVGRVEVPQEAFIAALTTEESKAKDKAKK; the protein is encoded by the coding sequence GTGTCTCCCATGGCCCGCACCGCCCCGGTGCCCGCCGCAACAGATCCGGCCATCATCCGGAACTTCTGCATCATTGCGCACATTGACCACGGCAAGTCCACGCTGGCCGACCGGATGCTCCAGTACACCGGCGTTGTCCAGTCCCGTGACATGAAGGCCCAGTACCTGGACCGCATGGACATTGAGCGCGAACGCGGCATCACCATCAAGTCCCAGGCAGTGCGCATGCCTTGGGAACTCGACGGCGTCAGCTACGCACTGAACATGATCGACACGCCCGGCCACGTTGACTTCACCTACGAGGTCTCCCGCTCGCTCGCGGCCTGCGAGGGCGCGGTCCTCCTCGTGGACGCCGCCCAGGGCATCGAGGCCCAGACGCTCGCCAACCTCTACCTGGCGATGGAGAACAACCTCACGATCATCCCGGTCCTGAACAAGATCGACCTCCCGGCGGCCCAGCCGGAAAAGTACGCGGCCGAACTCGCCAGCCTGATCGGCGGCGACCCTGAAGACGTGCTCCGCGTCTCCGGCAAGACCGGCGCGGGCGTGGAAGCGCTGCTGGACAAGATCATCCGCGACCTCCCCGCCCCGGTCGGGGACCCCGATGCCCCGGCCCGGGCCATGATTTTCGACTCGGTGTACGACACCTACCGCGGCGTCGTCACGTACGTCCGCGTGGTCGACGGAATGCTGCATCCCCGCGAACGCATCCAGATGATGTCCACCCGCGCCAGCCACGAGCTCCTGGAGATCGGTGTCAGCTCACCCGAGCCCATCCCGTCCAAGGGCCTGGGCGTGGGCGAGGTGGGCTACCTGATCACCGGCGTGAAGGACGTCCGCCAGTCCAAGGTGGGCGACACCGTCACCAACCTGGCCAAGCCGGCCAGCGACTCCCTCCCCGGTTACGCCGACGCGAAGCCGATGGTCTTCTCCGGCCTGTACCCGCTGGACGGCACGGACTACCCGGTGCTCCGCGACGCCCTGGAAAAGCTCATGCTCAACGACGCCGCGCTGGTCTACGAGCCTGAGACGTCCGCGGCGCTGGGCTTTGGCTTCCGCGTCGGCTTCCTGGGGCTGCTGCACCTGGAAATCACCCGTGAACGGCTGGAGCGCGAGTACAACCTGGACCTGATCTCCACGGCCCCCAACGTCGAGTACGAGGTGACGCTGGAGGACAAGTCGGTGGTCCACGTCACGAACCCGAGCGAATATCCCACGGGGAAGGTCGCCGAGGTCCGTGAGCCGATGGTGTCCGCCACCATCCTGGCGCCGAACGAGTTTGTCGGTGCCATCATGGAGCTCTGCCAGAGCCGCCGCGGCGTCATGGGCGGCATGGACTACCTCTCCGAGGACCGGGTGGAGATCCGCTACCGGCTTCCGCTGGCCGAGATCGTCTTCGATTTCTTCGACATCCTCAAGTCCAAGACCCGCGGCTACGGCTCGCTGGACTGGAAGGCCGACGGCGACCAGGTCGCCGACCTCGTCAAGGTCGACATCATGCTCCAGGGTGAGCAGGTGGACGCCTTCTCCGCCATCACACACCGCGACAAGGCCTACGCCTACGGCGTCATGATGACCGGCAAACTGCGTGAACTCATCCCGCGGCAGCAGTTCGAGGTTCCCATCCAGGCCGCCATCGGCTCCCGGATCATCGCCCGGGAAAACATCCGCGCCATCCGCAAGGACGTGCTCGCCAAGTGCTACGGCGGTGACATCACCCGAAAGCGCAAGCTGCTGGAGAAGCAGAAGGAAGGCAAGAAGCGCATGAAGATGGTGGGCCGCGTCGAGGTGCCGCAGGAAGCGTTCATTGCCGCCCTCACCACGGAGGAGTCCAAGGCCAAGGACAAGGCCAAGAAGTAG
- a CDS encoding type II toxin-antitoxin system PemK/MazF family toxin, with product MAWNLRSISNAVRGTLRFLDKLSGPASGTTRGPAAKPVKRPAAKPTVRPAGKRSPAQPRIGAPARTPEAPATGLTGTYPGDFRGRASVRYAPAPNGRPEPGEIVWTWVPYEEDYSQGKDRPVLLVGAHGGYLLGLMLTSKDHDGDSRRADDYVDIGTGPWDRQWRPSEAKLDRVLQIKAQDIRREGAILDAGRFSVVASALRERRGWS from the coding sequence ATGGCATGGAACTTGCGCTCGATCAGCAACGCCGTCCGCGGCACGCTGCGTTTCCTGGACAAACTCAGCGGCCCGGCGTCGGGCACCACCCGCGGTCCGGCCGCGAAACCGGTAAAGCGGCCGGCAGCGAAACCAACCGTTAGGCCCGCCGGGAAGCGGAGCCCGGCGCAGCCCCGGATCGGCGCGCCCGCCCGGACCCCGGAGGCCCCGGCGACCGGACTAACGGGAACCTATCCCGGCGACTTCCGCGGACGGGCTTCCGTGCGCTACGCGCCTGCCCCGAACGGCCGGCCCGAGCCGGGTGAAATCGTCTGGACCTGGGTGCCGTATGAAGAGGACTACTCCCAGGGCAAGGACCGCCCCGTGCTGCTGGTGGGCGCCCATGGCGGGTACCTGCTGGGCCTGATGCTGACCAGCAAGGATCACGACGGCGACTCCCGGCGGGCGGATGATTACGTGGACATCGGCACGGGACCGTGGGACCGCCAGTGGCGGCCCAGCGAAGCCAAGCTGGACCGGGTGCTGCAGATCAAGGCGCAGGACATCCGCCGCGAAGGCGCGATCCTGGATGCGGGCCGCTTCAGCGTCGTCGCCTCGGCCTTGCGGGAACGCCGCGGCTGGAGCTGA
- the rpsT gene encoding 30S ribosomal protein S20: MANIKSQKKRILTNEKARLRNNAVKSELKTAIRAVNAAVESTDKDAASAALVTASRKLDKAVSKGVLHKNNAANRKSAISKKVNAL; encoded by the coding sequence GTGGCTAATATCAAGTCCCAGAAGAAGCGCATCCTGACCAACGAGAAGGCTCGCCTGCGCAACAACGCAGTCAAGTCCGAGCTGAAGACTGCCATCCGCGCCGTCAACGCCGCCGTTGAGTCCACCGACAAGGATGCTGCGTCTGCTGCTCTGGTTACTGCCAGCCGTAAGCTGGACAAGGCTGTCAGCAAGGGCGTTCTTCACAAGAACAACGCTGCAAACCGCAAGTCCGCGATCTCCAAGAAGGTCAACGCACTCTAA
- the holA gene encoding DNA polymerase III subunit delta: MAAAQTQRTRTPATAGATWRDVTPAAIVLVGGPEDYLGSRAMDRIRGQVRGAAPDVEVTRLNAGSYTAGSLAMNVSPSLFGEQKLIEVDGLETMNDAFLADALKYVAGPEPDAVLVLRHAGGTRGKKLLDAVKAGGWPVVDCQPLKKDADKVAFVTAEFKAASRRIEPDAVHALVNAVGAQLAELAAACSQLIADATTAVDAAMVDKYYGGRVEATAFKVADAAMAGNGPLALSTLRHALATGADPVPIVAALASKLRSLAKVAGAQGSSSQIAKQLGMQPWLVEQAQRDVRRWTPEGLVRSIQVTAEADAQVKGLSRDPVYAVEHAVTVIATSARSA, encoded by the coding sequence GTGGCTGCTGCCCAGACCCAAAGAACCAGGACCCCGGCGACGGCGGGCGCCACCTGGCGCGATGTGACGCCTGCGGCGATCGTCCTGGTCGGAGGGCCGGAAGACTACCTGGGCTCCCGGGCCATGGACCGCATCCGCGGCCAGGTCCGCGGGGCCGCGCCCGACGTCGAAGTCACCCGGCTCAACGCAGGCAGCTACACGGCAGGGTCGCTGGCCATGAACGTCAGCCCGTCGCTGTTCGGCGAACAGAAGCTCATCGAGGTCGACGGGCTGGAAACGATGAATGACGCATTCCTCGCCGATGCCCTGAAATATGTGGCCGGACCGGAACCGGACGCCGTGCTGGTGCTCCGCCACGCCGGGGGAACCCGCGGCAAGAAGCTGCTGGATGCGGTGAAGGCCGGCGGCTGGCCGGTGGTGGACTGCCAGCCCCTAAAGAAGGACGCCGACAAGGTCGCGTTCGTTACAGCGGAGTTCAAGGCGGCTTCCCGGCGCATCGAGCCCGACGCAGTGCACGCCCTCGTCAACGCGGTCGGCGCGCAGCTCGCGGAACTTGCCGCGGCCTGCAGCCAGCTGATCGCCGACGCCACCACGGCCGTGGATGCCGCCATGGTGGACAAGTACTACGGCGGCCGGGTGGAGGCCACGGCTTTCAAGGTCGCGGACGCCGCGATGGCCGGCAACGGACCGCTGGCGCTCTCCACCCTGCGCCACGCGCTGGCCACCGGAGCGGATCCGGTGCCGATCGTGGCGGCCCTGGCGTCCAAGCTGCGTTCCCTGGCGAAAGTGGCCGGGGCCCAGGGGTCGTCCTCGCAGATTGCCAAGCAGCTGGGCATGCAGCCGTGGCTCGTGGAACAGGCCCAGCGGGACGTCCGGCGCTGGACGCCGGAGGGGCTGGTCCGTTCCATCCAGGTCACCGCCGAGGCCGACGCCCAGGTCAAGGGACTCTCGAGGGACCCCGTCTACGCCGTCGAGCATGCCGTGACGGTGATCGCCACCTCTGCCCGCAGTGCGTGA
- a CDS encoding ComEC/Rec2 family competence protein, with product MAVALLISAATGAHAAVDASRRDAGAIAEAVGARAAVVAELEITGFPRKLSTHGSGAVSDRWAVPATLMAMAHGGLRVEGEARLTVMGGPAWGPAVPGQRLRAAGKLRPAPPGEPAAGILSASSAPAVLGDPGIWQAGTSALRRNFTVAAARFGGDAGGLLPGMVTGDTSALDVDLEAAMKTVGMTHLTAVSGANCSLVLGALLLAARSLRLSRTAAAAASLAGLGLFVLMVGPDPSVLRAALMGGIGLASVAFGRAGRGLSLLCVAVIGLLLAQPVLATSFGFLLSVLATLGIVVTGRRIIDWLPARVPRWAAAGYAVPLSAQLFCGPVIVLLQPQFSTYALPANMAAAVLVAPVTLLGSAAVAFLPAIPAAAETLMAAPAACTGAVAAIARYFASLPGAVLPWPEGPFGAATMGLFSAVALTTVWLALHPGAAVRGALAAHARTVALLERLPRDAGRGLDHRSGHGTLRVRNPISGRNHAWLLPRPKEPGPRRRRAPPGAM from the coding sequence GTGGCTGTCGCGCTGCTCATCTCGGCCGCGACAGGGGCGCACGCCGCCGTCGATGCGTCCCGGCGCGACGCCGGTGCCATAGCCGAGGCGGTGGGCGCCCGCGCGGCCGTGGTTGCGGAACTTGAGATCACCGGATTCCCGCGGAAGCTCTCCACACACGGTTCCGGCGCCGTGTCGGATCGATGGGCGGTGCCGGCAACGCTGATGGCGATGGCGCATGGCGGCCTCAGGGTCGAGGGCGAAGCGAGGCTCACCGTCATGGGCGGACCCGCGTGGGGGCCGGCTGTTCCGGGCCAGCGACTGCGCGCCGCCGGAAAGCTGCGGCCAGCGCCGCCCGGCGAGCCGGCAGCGGGCATCCTTTCCGCCTCGTCCGCCCCGGCAGTGCTGGGGGACCCCGGAATCTGGCAAGCGGGAACCAGCGCTCTGCGCAGGAACTTCACCGTCGCGGCAGCGCGGTTTGGTGGTGACGCCGGCGGCCTGCTGCCCGGCATGGTCACCGGAGATACCAGTGCCCTGGACGTGGATCTGGAAGCGGCCATGAAGACGGTCGGGATGACGCATTTGACCGCCGTCAGCGGCGCAAACTGCAGCCTGGTCCTTGGCGCGCTGCTCCTCGCTGCCCGCTCCCTGCGTCTGTCGCGCACGGCGGCCGCAGCAGCCAGCCTCGCCGGGCTCGGATTGTTCGTCCTGATGGTGGGCCCGGACCCCAGTGTGCTTCGGGCCGCGTTGATGGGCGGGATCGGCCTCGCATCGGTAGCCTTCGGCAGGGCAGGGCGCGGACTGAGCCTTCTGTGCGTGGCCGTCATCGGCCTCCTGCTGGCACAGCCGGTCCTGGCAACAAGCTTCGGATTCCTGCTCTCGGTCCTCGCCACCCTGGGAATCGTCGTCACCGGGCGGCGGATCATAGACTGGCTGCCGGCCCGGGTGCCGCGCTGGGCGGCCGCCGGCTACGCCGTGCCGCTGTCCGCGCAGCTCTTTTGCGGTCCGGTGATCGTGTTGCTGCAGCCGCAGTTCAGTACCTACGCCCTGCCCGCAAACATGGCCGCAGCAGTGCTCGTTGCGCCCGTCACGCTGCTGGGTTCCGCAGCCGTGGCGTTTCTGCCGGCGATTCCAGCCGCGGCAGAAACCCTCATGGCCGCGCCTGCCGCCTGCACGGGAGCCGTGGCGGCGATCGCCCGGTACTTCGCGTCGCTGCCCGGCGCCGTCCTGCCCTGGCCCGAGGGACCCTTTGGAGCGGCCACCATGGGTCTTTTCTCCGCGGTTGCCCTGACCACGGTGTGGCTGGCACTGCACCCGGGCGCGGCAGTCCGGGGCGCCCTGGCCGCCCACGCGCGGACGGTTGCCCTGCTTGAACGCCTGCCGCGGGACGCCGGGCGCGGCTTGGACCACCGGTCCGGGCATGGGACGCTTAGAGTCCGCAATCCAATTTCCGGGAGGAATCACGCGTGGCTGCTGCCCAGACCCAAAGAACCAGGACCCCGGCGACGGCGGGCGCCACCTGGCGCGATGTGA
- a CDS encoding helix-hairpin-helix domain-containing protein gives MRVGTGLRAAALLGLVALAMGCGFWWQAGTGGPRVAPLSEPAPAAVEESGLASVIPASPSGDDSGAGAASITVHVAGAVATPGVVQVPPGSRLHDAISAAGGATATADPDRLNLAAVLEDGQKVFVPARGEPDPSGASGAGAGGPASGTGGAGSAGSAGQGADGRKINLNTAGLEELGTLPRVGPVLAQRIVDWRRQHGRFKTVQELDAVDGIGPKLLEALLPLVSV, from the coding sequence GTGAGGGTGGGGACCGGACTGCGGGCGGCGGCGCTGCTGGGACTCGTCGCCTTGGCGATGGGTTGTGGCTTCTGGTGGCAGGCAGGCACCGGAGGGCCCCGGGTGGCGCCGCTGAGCGAACCCGCACCCGCCGCGGTAGAGGAATCCGGCCTCGCCTCCGTGATCCCTGCGTCGCCGTCCGGAGACGATTCCGGCGCCGGCGCGGCCAGCATCACCGTGCACGTCGCCGGTGCGGTAGCCACGCCCGGAGTGGTCCAGGTGCCGCCCGGCAGCCGGTTGCACGATGCCATCAGCGCCGCGGGCGGCGCTACAGCCACGGCAGATCCGGACCGGCTCAACCTTGCCGCCGTGCTGGAAGACGGTCAGAAGGTCTTCGTCCCTGCCCGCGGCGAACCCGATCCGTCCGGCGCATCCGGCGCGGGTGCCGGCGGGCCCGCCTCCGGCACGGGCGGCGCAGGTAGCGCCGGCAGCGCCGGCCAGGGCGCCGACGGACGCAAGATCAACCTCAATACTGCCGGCCTCGAGGAATTGGGAACCCTGCCGCGCGTCGGACCCGTGCTGGCGCAGCGGATTGTGGACTGGCGCCGGCAACACGGCCGCTTCAAGACAGTGCAGGAACTCGATGCGGTGGACGGCATCGGCCCGAAGCTACTCGAGGCGCTGCTGCCCCTGGTGAGCGTCTGA
- a CDS encoding DegV family protein has protein sequence MPDRDPAWPRLRERLVRLRPGPKAGSVPEAVPAAVAEVAVVTDSAAALPADWVREFTVDGRLTVVPMPVMVGAEIYGEGEDDIGEKIAVALAGGKPVKTSRPSPGQFEHAYRAAAGRGFRSVVSLHISGELSGTADAARLAAGRVGIPVEVLDTRTVGMAQGMGVQSAIAAAARGTNAAGVKAAAQDRLDRTKVYFYVPSLEQLRRGGRIGAAASLWGTMFSIKPILAVDGGRVIPVEKVRSAARAIARLEEIVIADASARPAGQARLAVHHFGNRAEAEELAGRLALALPDCPPAQISSLPAVLAAHAGLGVLAVIVGESDV, from the coding sequence ATGCCAGACCGTGACCCCGCCTGGCCGCGGCTGCGGGAGCGGCTTGTCCGCCTGCGGCCGGGCCCTAAGGCCGGCAGTGTCCCGGAAGCAGTTCCCGCCGCAGTTGCGGAGGTGGCGGTGGTCACGGACTCGGCCGCGGCGCTCCCGGCCGATTGGGTCCGGGAGTTCACCGTTGACGGCCGCCTGACAGTGGTGCCGATGCCCGTGATGGTGGGCGCCGAGATTTACGGCGAAGGCGAGGATGACATCGGCGAGAAGATCGCCGTGGCCCTGGCCGGCGGCAAGCCCGTCAAGACCTCCCGTCCGTCACCGGGGCAGTTCGAACATGCCTACCGGGCCGCCGCCGGACGCGGCTTCCGGTCCGTGGTGTCCCTCCACATCTCCGGGGAGCTGTCCGGCACTGCAGACGCCGCACGCCTGGCGGCCGGACGGGTCGGCATCCCGGTGGAGGTCCTCGACACCCGCACAGTTGGTATGGCCCAGGGGATGGGCGTGCAGAGTGCCATCGCTGCGGCGGCCCGCGGGACGAACGCCGCCGGGGTGAAGGCCGCCGCCCAGGACCGGCTGGACCGCACCAAGGTCTACTTCTACGTTCCCAGCCTCGAGCAGCTTCGCCGGGGCGGCAGGATCGGGGCAGCGGCCTCACTCTGGGGAACCATGTTCTCCATCAAGCCCATCCTCGCCGTCGACGGCGGCCGGGTCATTCCGGTGGAAAAGGTCAGGTCCGCGGCACGGGCCATCGCGCGGTTGGAGGAAATCGTCATCGCAGATGCCTCGGCACGCCCGGCGGGGCAGGCGCGGCTGGCCGTGCATCATTTCGGCAACCGCGCCGAGGCCGAAGAGCTTGCGGGGCGCCTGGCCCTTGCATTGCCCGACTGTCCGCCGGCCCAGATCAGCTCCCTTCCTGCCGTCCTGGCGGCCCACGCGGGGCTGGGCGTACTGGCGGTGATCGTTGGGGAATCGGACGTGTAG